A genomic region of bacterium contains the following coding sequences:
- a CDS encoding FlgD immunoglobulin-like domain containing protein: PNPFNPSTMIWYITEEPAHVSLEIYNLAGRRVALLLDGIEVPAGYHEVAWDGRDEMGRDVPTGTYIYRLRAGEYRDSGRMTLIK, encoded by the coding sequence CCGAACCCGTTCAACCCCTCTACCATGATCTGGTACATCACCGAGGAACCGGCCCACGTATCGCTGGAAATCTACAACCTGGCCGGACGACGCGTGGCCTTGCTCCTCGACGGCATCGAGGTGCCTGCAGGCTACCACGAGGTTGCGTGGGACGGACGCGACGAAATGGGCCGTGACGTCCCGACTGGGACCTACATCTATCGCCTGCGCGCCGGCGAATATCGCGATTCGGGGAGAATGACGCTGATCAAATGA